In one Niallia taxi genomic region, the following are encoded:
- a CDS encoding hemolysin family protein, with translation MDIFNLVIIAILIAFTAFFVASEFAIIRVRSSKIDQLVEEGNKNAIAAKKIITHLDEYLSACQLGITITALGIGWLGEETIHEILSPLFQLIHIPETAVTIISFSLSFAIITFLHVVVGELAPKTFAIHKAEAITLLSARPLIAFYKVLFPFIWVLNGSARVITRMFGLKPVSENDLAHSEEELRIIVSESFKSGEINQSEFKYVNKIFDFDDRIAKEIMVPRTEIISLEQASSLDNLMEVIQGEQFTRYPITDGDKDHIIGMINVKEIMTALIRSKDLSAKKLDSYIRPVIRVIETIPIHDLLVKMQKERIHMAILMDEYGGTSGLVTVEDIIEEIVGDIRDEFDMDEIPSIQKVKENHFILDAKLLITQVNSLLSIELDDEDIDTLGGWILTSNYDATEGDILTFDSYSFKIIEMEDHHIRYVEVMKMREVEELPETAGQRQLAQSAVSTSEAEIV, from the coding sequence TTGGACATATTTAACTTGGTTATAATAGCCATTTTGATTGCTTTTACTGCATTTTTTGTAGCTTCAGAGTTTGCTATTATCAGAGTGCGCAGTTCTAAAATCGACCAGTTAGTGGAGGAAGGCAACAAAAATGCCATTGCTGCAAAAAAAATCATCACACATCTTGATGAATATTTATCAGCATGCCAGTTAGGCATTACTATTACTGCACTTGGAATCGGCTGGCTTGGGGAGGAAACGATACATGAAATACTTTCTCCATTATTCCAACTGATCCACATTCCAGAAACAGCTGTGACCATTATATCCTTTTCTTTATCATTTGCCATTATTACATTTCTTCATGTAGTAGTGGGAGAATTGGCTCCGAAAACATTTGCTATTCATAAAGCTGAGGCAATTACCTTATTATCAGCAAGACCATTAATTGCTTTTTATAAGGTTCTCTTCCCATTTATATGGGTCTTGAACGGATCTGCCAGAGTTATTACACGCATGTTTGGACTTAAGCCCGTTTCTGAAAATGATTTAGCTCATTCGGAGGAAGAACTTCGCATCATTGTCTCTGAAAGTTTTAAAAGCGGCGAAATAAACCAATCAGAGTTTAAGTATGTAAACAAAATTTTCGATTTTGATGATCGAATTGCAAAGGAAATTATGGTTCCGCGCACGGAAATCATCTCATTGGAACAAGCAAGCTCCCTTGATAACTTAATGGAAGTCATTCAAGGTGAACAGTTTACAAGATATCCAATTACAGATGGTGACAAGGATCATATTATTGGCATGATTAACGTCAAGGAAATCATGACTGCATTGATTCGCTCAAAAGACTTGAGTGCCAAAAAGCTAGATTCGTATATTCGCCCTGTCATCCGTGTTATTGAAACCATTCCAATTCACGATCTGCTTGTCAAAATGCAGAAAGAACGAATTCATATGGCGATATTGATGGATGAATACGGCGGTACTTCAGGCTTAGTCACTGTTGAAGACATTATTGAAGAGATTGTCGGCGATATCCGTGATGAGTTTGACATGGATGAAATTCCAAGCATTCAAAAGGTAAAGGAAAATCACTTTATCCTTGATGCAAAGCTGTTGATTACCCAAGTTAACTCCCTTCTTTCCATCGAATTGGATGATGAAGACATTGACACATTGGGCGGTTGGATTCTTACATCCAACTATGATGCAACAGAAGGAGACATTCTTACATTTGATTCCTATAGCTTTAAAATAATCGAAATGGAAGACCATCATATCAGATATGTGGAAGTAATGAAGATGCGTGAAGTTGAAGAACTTCCGGAAACCGCAGGTCAAAGGCAACTTGCTCAATCTGCTGTGTCCACATCTGAAGCCGAAATAGTATAA
- a CDS encoding GNAT family N-acetyltransferase, with translation MLLLQDSNELFQLIDQNRTYLKEWLPWIDHIISPYQYQSIIPDWHKQLSDNNGFQAGIFHRDKLVGMISLQQLDWMSRQASIGYYLGESVQGKGIMTKCVAAVLNHAFYYLNLNRIEIRCGINNVKSQAIPKKLHFRKEGIIRDGEWLYDHYHDLYLYSMLEREWTALHQRK, from the coding sequence ATGCTGCTTTTACAGGACAGCAATGAACTGTTTCAACTTATTGACCAAAACCGTACTTATTTAAAGGAATGGCTTCCATGGATCGATCATATTATCTCTCCTTATCAATATCAGTCAATCATTCCAGATTGGCATAAGCAGCTTTCGGACAATAATGGCTTTCAAGCAGGAATTTTTCACAGAGACAAACTTGTTGGCATGATTTCTCTTCAGCAGCTTGATTGGATGAGCAGGCAAGCAAGCATAGGCTACTATTTAGGAGAATCTGTGCAAGGAAAAGGAATTATGACTAAATGTGTTGCTGCTGTCTTAAATCACGCTTTTTATTACTTAAACCTTAATCGCATTGAAATCCGGTGTGGTATCAACAATGTCAAAAGCCAAGCTATTCCTAAAAAGCTCCACTTTAGAAAAGAGGGTATTATTCGAGATGGAGAATGGCTTTATGACCATTACCATGATTTATATTTATACAGCATGCTTGAACGAGAATGGACAGCACTACACCAACGTAAATAA
- a CDS encoding nitroreductase family protein: MTTEISSGQFLDILKARRAVKVYDESHQLSKQEIEELLELAGRAPSAWNLQHWHFVVFHGTEAQERLLPIAFNQQQITQSSCVIAILGDLEADKNAEEVFGQDIEKGRIKEELAEVIKGQINGAYSNDVYPRDAANSNASLAAMQLMLAAKGKGLDTCAIGGFNRGKFVEEFQISERYLPLMLITVGKAAAPGRETDRLPLEKTTTWI; this comes from the coding sequence ATGACTACAGAAATTAGCAGTGGGCAATTTTTGGATATATTAAAAGCACGCAGAGCAGTGAAGGTTTATGATGAGAGCCATCAATTATCGAAGCAAGAAATTGAGGAGCTACTCGAGCTGGCAGGAAGAGCGCCGTCTGCTTGGAATCTGCAGCATTGGCATTTTGTTGTTTTTCACGGAACAGAAGCTCAGGAAAGACTTCTTCCAATAGCTTTTAATCAACAGCAAATAACACAATCATCCTGTGTTATCGCAATACTTGGTGATTTAGAAGCAGATAAAAACGCAGAAGAAGTATTCGGTCAGGATATTGAAAAAGGCAGAATAAAAGAAGAGCTTGCAGAAGTCATTAAAGGACAAATTAATGGAGCTTATTCAAACGACGTATATCCTAGGGATGCGGCAAACTCAAATGCTTCCTTGGCAGCTATGCAATTGATGCTTGCAGCGAAAGGAAAAGGACTGGATACATGTGCTATTGGCGGATTCAACCGTGGAAAGTTCGTTGAAGAGTTCCAAATCTCTGAACGCTACTTGCCGCTAATGCTAATTACTGTTGGTAAAGCAGCTGCACCTGGAAGAGAAACAGACCGGCTTCCATTAGAAAAGACAACAACTTGGATATAA
- a CDS encoding response regulator transcription factor, producing the protein MKILVIEDNESVCSMLEMFFLKENYDGKFIHNGKEALDFFLENQDWDIIIVDWMLPGMEGVTICRRIREVSSVPIIMLTAKDSESDQVLGLEMGADDYVTKPFSPLTLMARIKAVTRRYQKDAVSKVDSNFLTSEHFKISKETREVIYNGKVLSNLTPKEFDLLYYLISNPKQVFTREQLLDRVWGYQFYGDERTVDVHIKRLRNKIGTKEQPFIHTIWGVGYKFDETVGNGE; encoded by the coding sequence ATGAAGATATTAGTTATAGAGGATAATGAAAGTGTATGCTCCATGCTGGAGATGTTTTTTCTAAAGGAAAATTATGATGGAAAGTTTATACATAATGGTAAAGAAGCGCTTGATTTTTTTCTAGAGAACCAGGATTGGGATATCATCATTGTTGACTGGATGCTGCCTGGAATGGAAGGAGTCACTATCTGTAGAAGGATAAGAGAGGTCAGCTCTGTACCTATTATTATGTTGACAGCCAAAGACAGTGAGTCAGATCAAGTGTTAGGTCTCGAAATGGGTGCAGATGATTATGTAACGAAGCCTTTCAGCCCTTTAACGCTGATGGCAAGAATTAAGGCAGTTACCCGCCGTTATCAAAAGGATGCTGTCAGTAAAGTGGATTCAAACTTCCTGACAAGCGAGCATTTCAAAATCAGCAAGGAAACGCGAGAAGTTATTTACAATGGCAAGGTGCTTTCCAACTTAACTCCAAAGGAATTTGATCTCCTATATTATTTAATCAGCAATCCTAAGCAGGTATTTACAAGAGAGCAGCTGTTGGACCGAGTATGGGGTTATCAATTTTATGGAGACGAAAGAACGGTAGATGTGCATATTAAAAGGCTCCGCAATAAGATTGGCACAAAGGAGCAGCCGTTTATCCATACGATCTGGGGAGTAGGTTATAAATTTGACGAAACCGTTGGAAATGGAGAATAA
- a CDS encoding hemolysin family protein, with protein MIVSNLLLIFVLIAFSAFFVAIEFAMVRVRPSRLNQLVVAGHKNAASAKTITTHLDSYLSACQLGITITSLGLGWLGEPTVLKLMAPVVEKLQLPDSAAHIISFVLAFSIVTYINVVIGELFPKSIAIGYAEKVTLALSKPLIIFYKVTFPFIWVLNNAARLVARLYGVKSTDANENALSEEELQLILKESYQTGEINRTEYRYVQRIFEFDNRIANEVMVPRTEMAVLSEDMSLKDVISSISSQRYTRYPITKDGDKDAVVGFIHAKQILTDCIRQNCMEETPLKEYIQPIIHVMETIPIQLLLLRMQKERISIAILHDEFGGTAGLVTVEDILEEIVGDIMDEFDVDELPSIQKISDSHYRFDSKLLLNEVSNLLGISIENDGVHTIGGWLLYKKPDISLGDSIEYEGYYFKAIDFQNGHISSIEVTKEA; from the coding sequence ATGATAGTATCAAATCTTCTGCTTATTTTTGTATTAATAGCCTTCTCGGCCTTTTTTGTTGCAATTGAATTTGCCATGGTTAGAGTAAGACCAAGCCGGCTCAACCAGCTGGTGGTTGCAGGACATAAAAACGCTGCTTCAGCCAAAACGATTACAACCCATTTAGACAGCTACCTATCCGCATGCCAGCTTGGAATAACTATTACCTCGCTCGGCCTTGGGTGGTTAGGTGAGCCAACTGTACTAAAGTTAATGGCGCCTGTTGTGGAAAAGCTGCAGCTTCCTGATTCTGCCGCACACATTATCTCATTTGTGCTGGCATTTTCAATTGTAACTTATATTAATGTTGTGATTGGTGAGCTTTTTCCAAAGTCGATTGCAATCGGATATGCAGAAAAAGTGACATTGGCTTTGTCTAAACCACTGATCATATTCTACAAGGTGACCTTCCCTTTCATATGGGTATTGAATAATGCGGCAAGGTTAGTAGCCCGCCTATATGGTGTCAAAAGCACAGACGCAAACGAAAATGCCCTTTCAGAGGAAGAGCTTCAGCTCATTTTGAAGGAAAGCTACCAAACTGGGGAAATAAACAGGACAGAGTACCGCTATGTCCAGCGAATTTTTGAATTTGATAACAGGATAGCAAATGAAGTGATGGTTCCACGGACAGAAATGGCTGTCTTGTCCGAGGATATGTCTCTTAAGGATGTCATCAGTTCCATCAGCTCCCAACGCTACACAAGATACCCGATTACAAAGGATGGGGATAAGGATGCTGTCGTCGGGTTTATTCATGCAAAACAAATTTTGACTGATTGTATAAGACAGAATTGTATGGAAGAAACTCCATTAAAAGAATATATACAACCGATTATTCATGTAATGGAAACAATTCCTATCCAACTGCTTTTATTAAGAATGCAGAAGGAACGAATCTCCATCGCGATTCTCCATGATGAGTTTGGAGGCACAGCTGGACTTGTTACTGTTGAGGATATACTGGAAGAAATAGTTGGTGACATTATGGATGAATTTGATGTAGATGAATTACCATCCATTCAAAAAATTAGTGATAGCCATTATAGGTTTGATTCCAAACTCCTTCTAAATGAAGTAAGTAACCTGCTTGGCATTTCGATAGAAAATGACGGAGTTCATACAATTGGCGGGTGGCTTCTTTATAAAAAGCCTGATATAAGTCTAGGTGATTCAATCGAATACGAAGGCTATTATTTTAAAGCAATTGATTTTCAAAACGGACACATATCTTCTATTGAAGTAACAAAAGAGGCATAG